In Lineus longissimus chromosome 13, tnLinLong1.2, whole genome shotgun sequence, one genomic interval encodes:
- the LOC135497760 gene encoding uncharacterized protein LOC135497760 has translation MKMATGERATNELSDIAKGLKPGPLGKDDDSSKITANDSNSNAGNPLDAGGVTDEDIKQNPEKFFESLSSKIEDQLRMLEWEMTSSFQENAISDFLGNSLYDDDTFDQDISGGYFEIGKTYDGCPKANRTTAQDGSGQISREDISARSSISSMSSIFDDNDKRSDIGADGDVENNTSESSRSASCDSGNGGILAASIMLVENDQRQKRNVDCFISELVNSIMRDISTIFSDDHDANLWTRAYDTSIVTTVSTSYNQYHNETDKNITPDSRHVLFSKTFSGEQVTFSDDRWFPHENMFQFPLAVNHRLQDQAYGSASTVRRRSHRRDAGSARSDEPERRIFHRARYQMHDIQHELRRLSWRLHDIKDDRAESSDAAEN, from the coding sequence atgaaaatggcaaCTGGAGAGAGAGCGACGAACGAACTGTCAGACATTGCCAAGGGTTTGAAACCCGGCCCGCTTGGAAAGGATGACGATTCGTCGAAGATAACAGCTAATGATTCGAATTCAAACGCGGGAAACCCTCTTGACGCCGGTGGAGTAACAGACGAGGATATTAAACAAAATCCGGAAAAGTTTTTTGAATCTTTGTCAAGTAAAATCGAAGATCAACTGCGAATGCTTGAATGGGAAATGACGTCGAGTTTCCAAGAAAACGCTATTTCAGATTTCcttggtaacagtctgtatgacGACGATACGTTTGATCAAGATATTTCCGGAGGTTATTTTGAAATCGGGAAAACATACGATGGGTGTCCAAAAGCCAATCGTACGACTGCGCAGGATGGCTCTGGACAGATTTCGCGGGAAGATATTTCGGCAAGATCATCCATTTCCTCGATGTCGTCCATTTTCGATGACAACGATAAAAGGTCTGACATTGGAGCAGACGGCGACGTGGAGAACAACACGTCTGAGTCGTCACGGTCCGCTTCCTGTGATTCAGGAAATGGTGGCATTCTCGCTGCCAGCATCATGCTAGTCGAAAATGACCAGCGTCAAAAACGAAATGTTGACTGTTTCATTTCGGAGTTGGTAAATTCGATAATGCGGGACATTTCGACCATTTTCTCGGACGACCATGATGCCAATTTGTGGACGCGAGCATACGACACCAGCATCGTTACCACCGTGTCAACCTCGTACAACCAATACCATAACGAAACAGACAAAAATATCACGCCGGATTCACGTCATGTTCTCTTTTCGAAAACATTCAGTGGAGAGCAAGTGACCTTTTCTGACGACCGCTGGTTCCCACATGAGAACATGTTTCAGTTTCCTCTCGCTGTGAACCATCGCCTACAAGATCAGGCGTATGGTTCTGCGAGTACCGTTAGGAGGCGCTCACACAGGCGGGATGCGGGGTCGGCTCGATCAGATGAACCAGAGCGGAGGATATTCCACCGAGCCAGATATCAGATGCACGACATACAACACGAGTTGAGGCGCTTGAGTTGGCGTTTACATGATATAAAGGACGACAGGGCAGAGAGTTCAGACGCTGCCGAGAACTGA